A stretch of DNA from Bactrocera neohumeralis isolate Rockhampton chromosome 6, APGP_CSIRO_Bneo_wtdbg2-racon-allhic-juicebox.fasta_v2, whole genome shotgun sequence:
TGACACCGTTTGTGGAACAGCGGGGTATGTTCCCGCTGGACCTGCACCTACTGGCTGAGCACCTGCTCCTGGCCGATATCCTGTTCCTGGTTGTAAGCCTGCTCCTGGTTGTTGTTCAGCACCTGGTTGATAACCTGCTCCTGGCAGATATCCTGTTCCTGGTTGTAATCCTGCTCCGGGTTGTTGTTCAGCTACTGGTTGATAACCTGCTCCTGGTTGATAACCTGCTACTGGCTGGTATCCTGTTCCTGGTCGTAATCCTGCTCCGGGTTGTTGTTCAGCCCCTGCTTGATAACCTGCTCCTGGCTGATATCCTACTCCTGGTTGTAAGCCTACTCCGGGTTGTTGTTCAGCTCCTGGTTGATAACCTGCTCCTGGTTGATATCCTGCTCCTGGTTGATAACCTGCTCCTGGCTGATATCCTATTCCTGGTTGTAAGCCTGCTCCGGGTTGTTGTTCAGCTCCTGGTTGATAACCTGCTCCTGGTTGATATCCTGCTCCAGGTTGATAACCTGCTCCTGGCTGATATCCTGGTCCTGGTTGTAAGCCTGCTCCTGGTTGTTGTTCAGTTCCTGGTTGATAACCTGCTCCTGGTTGATATCCTGCTCCAGGTTGATAACCTGCTCCTGGCTGATATCCTGTTCCTGGTCGTAATCCTGCTCCGGGTTGTTGTTCAGCCCCTGATTGATAACCTGCTCCTTGCTGATATCCTGTTCCTGGTTGTAAGCCTGCTCCGGGTTGTTGTTCAGCTCCTGGTTGATAACCTGCTCCTGGTTGATATCCTGTTCCTGGTTGGTAACCTGCTCCTGGCTGATATCCTGTTCCTGGTTGTAAGCCTGCACCTGGTTGTTGTCCAGATCCTGGTTGATATCCTGCTGTTGGGTGATATCCTATACCTGTGCCTACTCCGGGTTGTAGTCCAGCACCTGGTTGTGCATCTGCTCCTGGTTGAGGACTCACTTGTGGTTGGTAACCTACACCCGGTTGCAAACCTGCACCAGGTTGCAAACCTGCACCAGGTAGCAAGCTCGCTCCTGGTTGATATCCTGCACCTGGTTGTAATTGAGCACCTTGTTGATACCCTACCCCTGGTTGATAACCAGCACCAGGATGAGCTCCCGGACCGCCAATGACATCTGGGGCATAAATTCCACTAGGCCCAGATGGAATACCAGATACTCCACTTCCAGGTTGCCAATAAGATCCAGTTGGATGAGTGCTTACAACTGGTCCAGTTGGCTGACCTCGTGTAACACCACCTGTCGGGATACCAGCTTGACCAGATCCAGGAGCTTGACCGATTGGACTGGGGCCGTAGATTTGAGATCCCGAGGGAATACCAACTCCTGGAGCTTGCACACCAATTGGTTGAGGTCTGCCACCAGTTTGAATACCTGTGGTTCCTGGCGCATAACCACTTTGTGGCCTTGACCCCGTAATAGGTCCCAAACCGGGGGAATAAGCTTGACCCGAACTTAAATCTACACCTTGTTGAATACCACCACCAGGCCTTGAGCTAACCGTCGTACCTATACCAGGTCCATAAATACCACTGGGTGGTGCACCACCACCAATCCCACCTCCCGGTGGCGCAGGTTGACGGCCTGGTTGCGGTACATATAATCCACCAACCTGACCGGGTTGTAAACCGCCACCAACACTTGTGTAAGTTGGCTGTCCGGTTATTTGTGGACCACCTTGTACAAGTGCTCCAGGCCTTTGATCAGCAGCTGATCCGACCACTCCTGTCCCTGGTTGACCAGTAGGAAGGCCAGCACTGGGAGCATACGCACCTCCATGTACAACTTGGCCACCAATTTGCTGACCAGGTCTTGTAGCTCCTTCTACTCTAGGACCACCAATTTGTCCAGTACCATATCCACTACCTGGCCCCAAAGCGCCACCAGGCTGCACGCTCTCTGGTTGTCCATAAATTGCTCCAGGTCTCACAATAGCTCCTGCTTGAGGTCCTCCACCAGCTCCTGTGCCACCAGTTCCAGTTGGTTGACCGATTCCAGGTCCATAAGATGTCCCGGGTCTAGCTCCCGGCCTTATAATCGCACCTGGTTGAACACCAGCATCTGAGCCAGGAGTTGAGGGTCCAGGTCCAATGGGTTGACCACCAACACCAGGTTGTCGTCCGATACCAGCTATTCCACCAGGTCCAACGGGTTGACCACCAGTGCCAACACCATAACCGGCACCAGGTTGTCGCCCAATACCGCCAACACCTCCAGGTCCAATGGGCTGACCAGCAGTACCAACACCATAACCGGCACCAGGTTGTCGCCCAATACCGCCAACACCTCCAGGTCCAATGGGCTGACCAGCAGTACCAACGCCATAACCAGCGCCAGGCTGTCGCCCAATACCGCCCACGCCTCCAGGTCCAACAGGCTGTCCAACAGTACCAACACCATAACCGGCACCGGGCTGTTGTCCAGCAGTAGGGCCTCTTGCACCTAGACCTCCAGGGCCACTAGGCTGTACACCGCCAGGAGCCAAAACACCCCCTTGCCTCAATGTGCCAGCAGCTCCAGGACCCCCAATTGTAGTAGTACCTGCAGTGCCAGGAATGATTCTCAAGGCATCTGGCCTACCACTACCGCCAACATAAGTGAGGGGATCGGGAGAACCCGCGGGATATTCTAAATTAAATATGTGGGTATATTAACTAAGGTATCATGTACCAGTATTGTTAAACATAACTTACCATAAGTGGGACTTGATGCACAATCACTGCAATCTCCCATTGAGAATTGACTCTGTGCTTGTCCCATACCATGGCTTCCAGCTAAATTTGTAgatttaatcatttatttatgtaactatatataatttttctggaGTTCATACAAACTGTTGTTCTAGATCCGTGTTCATTAGCCTCTGCTTCAGCTTTGCCATCCTGTTCTGGTTTTCCAAAATTGAGATACTGAGATTGCGTCTGACCACGCATACTTAAAGGAGAACATAAAATGATTTacgttattttaatttatatctcGACGATGAAACTTACTATCCTCGTCCGCTTCGCTTTGATCTATCCAAATCAAGTTGATCATTATCAACCTCGTAATTCGATTCCGGCACGCTTTCATCTAATGACGCCTGAAACATAAggttaaaatgtattttaagaaCTATGCGAACACcgtcatgtatgtatatctagtaAATGTAATGCATAACTtcacttttaaaatataattaaggaCTCAATAAAGCTATGCAAGACATGGGTGGTCCCGATAgagttacttttttcaatatccttGTTTTGACaagtgagtcgtgtcaagcgtTCATGTTcattttgttcagtattgtatGACATTTCATCAAGAAAAGACTTACggctgaacaacgtttacaaatcgtttaactttattacgaaaatgcacgttctgtaaagaatgttttttgcgccttcgctcaacttataatcaacataatcggcctactgagcgtactattcgccatcttgagacccagaattcattattggataatattcggccGAACGGACGTGGTATAGTCCAgcaagcagtgaagaaaatatagcaaccgtagctgagagtgtacacgaagccCATGGTGAGTCGATTCGGCGTACATGACTGTCGGATGGAACGACTCCGCGCATttcacgtcgagatcttaaattgaaagcgtacaaaatacagcttgtgcaataattgaagccactcgaccttcTCAATCGACATCGCTACGCTTTATGGgctttattgagagaacactttggtgagcagataacttaacgttttgggccggtcgattggtcaccaagatcgtgtgatatcgcaccgttatgtatgtatatgtaaagcctaaagtctatgcagcCAATCCGCTTCTATTCAGAACTCTATagataatctgcaaaaaataaatgtcaaagaattttctttcgaatgataataatcaTTCCCCATTAAACTTGAAGCTTCTGTGTTTTTCATTAAAACAGTAGGAACCTCGAGATAGATCATCCTTTATTAAATTCGTGTATTACTACTTTGAAGTACGTTTTGAAAATAGGAAACATTTAAAGATCCTCATTTTTGTGTTGACCAAAATAACTAGCTCTCTTTTATGTTAGGGGAAATCCTTTTCACTTGTACGTGGATTTGTTTCTAATACCTGGATTCATTACCACATTAAAGCAGCTTAATGGGAAATTGAGAGACTCCAATTCCaattcaaaacaagtaaggaagggctaagttcgggtgtcaccgaacattttatactctcgcatgataaagtgataatcgagatttcattatacgtcatttacatatttttcaaataccgtattttttaaagttttattccgctatcatcattggttcctaatgtatatactcgtattatacagaaaaggcatcagatggaattcaaaatagcgttatattggaagaaggcgtggttatgaaccgatttcacccatatttcgcacatgtcatcagggtgttaagaaaatattatataccgaatttcattgaaatcggtctagtagttcctgagatatggtttttggtccataagtgggcgagaccacgcccattttcaatttttaaaaaaagcctgggtgcagcttccttctgcaatttcttccgtaaaatttagtgtttctgacgttttttgttagtcggttaacgcacttttagtgattttcaacataaccttttatgggaggtgggcgtggttattatccgatttcttccatttttgaactgtatatgggaatgcctaaagaaaacgactctgtagagtttggttgacatagctatagtagtttccgagatatgtacaaaaaacttagtagggggtggggccacacccacttttccaaaaaaaattgcgtccaaatatgcccctccctaatgcgattctttgtgccaaatttcactttaatatctttatttatggcttagttatgacactttatagcttttcggtttccgccattttgtgggcgtggcagttggccgattttgcccatcgtcgaacttaaccttcttatggagccaaggaatacgtataccaagtttcatcatgtctcaatttttactcaagttacagcttgcacggacggacggacagacggacggacggacagacagacatccggatttcgactctactcgtcgccctgatcactttggtatacataaccctatatctgactcttttagttttaggacttacaaacaaccgttatgtgaacaaaactataacactctccttagcaacattgttgcgagagtataaaaaatgaatatttcgCAACAAAAACTTtactgaattaattaaattaaataattatgttttgttaacataattacaaacaattatttttctgtttttttgtcaAGAAGACATCAAATGTAGTTTGCGTTTGtcttttgtgttatttttaaagttgttgATATGTGGCTGAAGCATCTATATCAAACTGTCTTTTTTAAACTCCTGTCCTAACTTTCAATAAATTGGTCCAAATTTCAAAGttcgaagtttttaacacccagaaggaagcgttggaggccctataaagtataaatataaatgatcagtatgttgagcttagtcgatttagccatgttcgtctgtctgtatatatacgaactagtccctctgtttttaagatatcgttttgaaattttgcaaacgtcattttctcttcaagaagctgctcatttgtcggaactgccgatatcggaccactataacatatagctgccatacaaactgaacgatcggaatcaagttcttgtatagaaaacttttacatttgacaatgtatcttcacaaaagttggcacaggttattttctaagtcaacaatgtaatctcgaagaaaattgttcagatcggctaactatagcatatagctgccatacaaactgaatgatcgaaatcaaatgcttgcatgggaaacctcctcatttgacgatatatcttcacgaaatttggtatgagttattgttcataggaataatattatatcgaaagaaattgttcagatcggcttgctatagcatatagctgtcatacaaaccgaacgatcggaatcaagggcttgtatggaaaactttcgcattttatgtggtatcttcacgaaatttgtcatgaaTTACTGCTtcaggtaataatataatctccgcaaaaattgttcaaattgcttccatgcaaactgaacacatagttactcaacgaaatgcacctgtgaagggtatattagcttcggtgcagccgaagttaaagttttttcttgtttgaattAATGTGTGTATGGAATCGCAATTTAGGGGTATCCACGATTTGAAATAAAAGAGCACAAATCAGTAATCAAAGTCCGGCTATACCTATAACTAAATCTAGTGTGTGCCGAGGTCACAATATCTGGAAATTTGAAATGGTGAATTTAAATATAGAACAACTAGGTGTGGTAATATCAGTAATTTAgtaataaaacagaaatttataaaaagcaacTATGACagcaatattttagaaattgaaaGAATATAAAAACTTATATAAGCAAACTTTTAGTGGGATCTCCTGTTTTTTCAGACATTGAGTACTTTTTTCAGATTTCAACTTTATGATTGTGACACTCGCAAATAACGTCAATAAAACTAGTTTAAAATTCGATGTGAAGGggctttttacaaaaattgtgaGGTTAGTAGTATTGACTTGACAGTTAAGTCAAAATAATGATGTATGAATGAGCGTTGACCGCCGCACATAGGTTTCTTAGTGCATACTGCGGCTAAAAATATAAGGAGTTGTCGCAGGACAATGACATTTGGTACATCATTGTTTTGGAttccaatcaagaaaaaaatgaaaaaaatcaaaatcacgcccccttttttacgcccacctcccatataaggtgaaacttaatttttgacctacagcactgatttttggtacatagcatttttatgacattatatatgttggtgttaaatgaccacctcccatacaaactaaattctcttttatcgaatcttcgtgacattctaattttttaaattttatttagtagtAGAAAAATGTTTAGTACGGACGAAGACATTAATAAGTGATGCAACACATCTTGTTAGTGGATAAGTCCAATTCTTCTGGAATGATACAATACAtccttgttatatatatattgcatacttttgggcggtaACATGCCATTTTAGAGTaactcattgtttttttcaaggggggcaatttggggcagctcaattttttttatcgtttagcTGGCTTTAATTCGGTATATGTATGTCGACAGCGGTAGACAGCGCTAAAAAGATACCACTTTGaagaacattgaaattttgaagtccaaattatgttgttccacaatattttttatgcattatttttttcaatggattttaatgcaaatttttttctttgatacatattataaatgaaaaataattttagttgaattttgttttattgtatcaatgatttgacttttgagtaaattttttgctaattttgattTCTCCACTCACCAAGAGCAGTTCTGGACAAAAAACTAATGCAAAGAATAATACTTTGGTAAAATAAAGATAGTTGGTAAcaaactgtgaaattttcattcaaatcaaacggccatttttgaatttcagccacGGAAATCCCAATGTGCGCCGTTCGAATTTTTAGGACCATCTGCATCGATAGTGAAAGTATCGCAAACAACTGAAATCGGACAGAAACTCGCAATTTAAGTGCAAACAATATACTTGGAGATTCTACAAATACTTCACTTatgcttttaaaatttagtatCATATTAAGCATATTTTCCTCATAAgagaaaaatcaataaatagttgtttataaaattttttgggtatttcacgaaattatataaatttttttggggttctATAATTTCACAATACATCATGCACGCCgaagttaaaaatatgtaaagtgttTTCACTCAGTATCCATTTAACTATGTCAACCAAGGTCGGTAGAAACATTTCGTTTAACTTGTTATGCCAcagtgtaaaaataaataaatggttaTGCTCTCAACTACTTTATCTTATTTGGTtcataaaatgtgaaataaatttttatgatagtttgaaattgttaaaaagcAGAAGTTATTGTGGCTTCTATTTTCCTTATAACGAATGCTATTAGCTTCGAAAGTCATTAGCTTATTTTCACCTGAAACCTTTCttcttaaattaattgaaatcggTGCACAATTTTTCTAGATTCCATATACTAAATGTGAGATatctaaatgaaattaaatgacaTGTCTCCATGACCGCTCTGTGATTCAATACTACAGTTATTATGTTATACTTTTACTAAATACAGTTTTTTCTTCCAGTTCGTCCAGTTgatcttatgtatgtatatatatccaGTAAATTTTATGTAGTCTAATAGAATTAAATCGATGTTTTCTAGGGcatgttttaatttattcagaAATCGTTGCAGATTTTCATATAGTCCCCTTTAGCCAATATAAAcaatttcgaacttccggttgctttgtaccgcatatactgtttccaaaaaataaggtgacatttgaatttaaactgcgcgcgtcaaaggatttggagaattatttttttttaggttggcaGTACTGTCAGtaacatttatgtcaaatttcatgtcaaaatattgattagtgtttgagatacgtgtcgtaaaagtgagtttttcgttttttgcgatgtcgaaatttgttgagcaaagaatttgcattaaattttgtttacggaatcaattttctgctgcggatacgttgaggatgatgcagaaagcctttggtgatgaggctatgtctaaaaaaaattgtttacaagtggtatagtgagttccaagccggccgtgaacgtgtcgaagacgaagagcgtccagggcgaccatcaacctcaaccgacgaagctcacgttcaacaaatcaaagatttggtgtggaaaaaccgtcgattaacaattagagaccttgctgatgaagttggcatatcgaaaggctcagccaataccattttgaaggatattttgggcctcaagcgcgtcaaatctcgactggtaccgaaaacattgaattttttggaaaaaaggcgtcgcgttgaagtgtgtgaaacgatgctttccgactaccagggtgtcatgaaacgcattataactggcgatgagacttggatctatgcttacgatcccgaaacaaccgatcaatcgagcgaatatcgtgccaaaagagagccgagaccaaaaaaatcgcgccaaagtcgctcaaaaatcaaggtcatgttgactgttttcttcgattatcgtggtgttgtgcattatgaattccttccaatcggtcaaacagtcaacaaggaatattatttgaacgttatgcgtcgtttgcgtaacgctatccgcctaaaaaggccggaattgtggaaagacaattcttggtttttacaccacgataatgcaccatcccatactgccctcgtaattcgtgatcaaaAAACTCAACTCATATCGTTCcgcacctgatctggcgccgagcgatttctggctattcaccaagctcaaaagaccgctccggggacaccgtttttatacgatagaggagattcaagccacagcgaagacggaactgcaGGCCATCCCGGCAAGTGaatacaaccagtgtttcgaagattggaaaacccgttggcataagtgctttgcatcgggaggggattactttgaaggggattgaattgatttggaagaataaataaggaattttcaaaataaatactatgccaccttattttttggcattgtatcggccaatatgtgcgttatctcaatgaaaattagagAGCGTGTCTTCTCATAATGTtgtatatttgtgcctaaaattaaTACGATTTGGTGAGAACTTAACCTAGCCTTAACTTAACCtaggtatcttaatgaaacccagcCCAGAAACTGGACGATACtacccccaactcccatatgctacataaaacaattttcgttttctAACAAGTTTTTTgccgaataaaaaaataaacaccaAAAAATTTTCTCGAGTATATCTGAGTTatcaaaattaatgcaatcagcTCATCTCTTACTCTGTCCCCAAAATACCCCATAAAATGATTACGGTCTTGCCACCGGTATTTAAACTGTTCGGTTTGGCCAAAGTGTGTTATATTTCAATGAAACTAAATTAAcaagttttctcaaaaattatgtGGTTTAGCGCTGAATTAGAATGAAattggtatgtatgtacctcatatccctaatataaTGATATCCTCTGGTTAATGTTTTCCACATCAACTCAATATACTAAATTTAGACTTTTCGGTCGAGTTGATATGACACATCTCACATTTGAAGacgtttttacataaatttagctaacaatttcattaaataatagaTGATTGATTCTTTCGCAATattttaatactcttgcaacatgttgctgcagaaTATGGAAGTTTTGTTCACCGAACAGTTGTTCGTATCACATataactaatcgagatagatatagagttatatacatataatgatttgtcaaaaaagtcttgcggtatttttattgaattttttttttctttattgaaatttaaatgaatttttgatgaatcatgcccagctcttgaccgatgctacgaatgctactatgccggtctctttcgaccaattcagcgattttatcgcaattttcgacgacaggccttccggagcgtggcgcatcttcgaccacctctacaccagaacgaaaacgttgaaaccatcgttgtgcggtggaaatggaaactgtatcgggtccataaactgcataaattttattggcggcttgagatgcatttttgcctttatcgtagtagtactgtaaaatatgctgtattttctctttattttgctccatgtttgcgacggtataactcacgaacgacttagaAGAAACGACAaccaatcaaacacgtgttagcgcgtgaaatgagctttccaaaaagatatagcatgacccgatgcgacgaataaaactagaactacgcgctttcagcgccaactagcgaaaataccgcaagactattttgacaacctaatatataagtgatcaggatgacgagaaaagttgaaatccgggtgactgtctgtctgtcggcCGTACGTCCGTGCAagcgtaatcgaaccactgccacgcctacaaaacgccattaaccgaaaacctattaaGGCCCATAAGGAAGCACTAAATTGAGATATAATATGGTACAGGGGATCCCAGTAGCgggcaaaaatttttgaaaaagtgggtgtggcaccgccctctaataagtttaatgtacatatctactcAGCTACTACAACGAAATGTGCTTTTCGCAAATATTATACGAGCTCTTTCCGGCAGtgtaaaaatagatgaaatcggaagataacacTGTTCACTCTCCATATAAAGGTTCGGTTAAAAACtgaatcaataaataaaattaataactcctttaaagtatgccaccttatgaccaaaaacttCGCAAATGTAAACTCCAGTatgtagttgacttttgactgaaactatcggtcaatgtatgggattataattgaaattcagagagaaacctttcctgatagtagtcTGCATGTAGGCTAAAAATGTGTTGATTCGGgtaaatacttcccttagcctcTCTAAATATGTGAGTTACCTTAATTAAATTGAGAGAGAGGGTTTTTCTTTTAACGGTACATTTTTGTGCTTAGCGTGAATAAAATTGGGTGAAATCTCGCTCTAGATCATATATAACTAACAAGTCTTATCAACCTGAGAGTACTTCCCTAGCTTTGAccctggcaagttgcaagagtatgatcTGTTCGCTTACACCcgaaattatttcttatttgtttaaaagaaagttttgccaacacctgAAGGTATTATATTTCACCGGATTTGATATTTGCAAGATTGCAAGAGATACATATGTTCGGTTACTCCTGAACTTtg
This window harbors:
- the LOC126761495 gene encoding fibroin heavy chain isoform X41, which encodes MLPIRWAFVGIALLIAATNGATIASLDESVPESNYEVDNDQLDLDRSKRSGRGYMRGQTQSQYLNFGKPEQDGKAEAEANEHGSRTTVSGSHGMGQAQSQFSMGDCSDCASSPTYEYPAGSPDPLTYVGGSGRPDALRIIPGTAGTTTIGGPGAAGTLRQGGVLAPGGVQPSGPGGLGARGPTAGQQPGAGYGVGTVGQPVGPGGVGGIGRQPGAGYGVGTAGQPIGPGGVGGIGRQPGAGYGVGTAGQPIGPGGVGGIGRQPGAGYGVGTGGQPVGPGGIAGIGRQPGVGGQPIGPGPSTPGSDAGVQPGAIIRPGARPGTSYGPGIGQPTGTGGTGAGGGPQAGAIVRPGAIYGQPESVQPGGALGPGSGYGTGQIGGPRVEGATRPGQQIGGQVVHGGAYAPSAGLPTGQPGTGVVGSAADQRPGALVQGGPQITGQPTYTSVGGGLQPGQVGGLYVPQPGRQPAPPGGGIGGGAPPSGIYGPGIGTTVSSRPGGGIQQGVDLSSGQAYSPGLGPITGSRPQSGYAPGTTGIQTGGRPQPIGVQAPGVGIPSGSQIYGPSPIGQAPGSGQAGIPTGGVTRGQPTGPVVSTHPTGSYWQPGSGVSGIPSGPSGIYAPDVIGGPGAHPGAGYQPGVGYQQGAQLQPGAGYQPGASLLPGAGLQPGAGLQPGVGYQPQVSPQPGADAQPGAGLQPGVGTGIGYHPTAGYQPGSGQQPGAGLQPGTGYQPGAGYQPGTGYQPGAGYQPGAEQQPGAGLQPGTGYQQGAGYQPGAGYQPGAGYQPGAEQQPGVGLQPGVGYQPGAGYQAGAEQQPGAGLRPGTGYQPVAGYQPGAGYQPVAEQQPGAGLQPGTGYLPGAGYQPGAEQQPGAGLQPGTGYRPGAGAQPVGAGPAGTYPAVPQTVSTYGQVGGDGSGAQQGDIYGPGTLPGSGTFGPLGIPGTGATGVGGIGGAGVLPGGVSVGPSALAYPGAAVPGAGALGEYKEEGPGNLITASGAGGADDAFSQAESSISEGQAAASAQGKKNGGTAKTQVSGTYSATGTFSASASTSDSDRSANAQVSGNSDGAMSQSQGQGGAAQSQAQVQVNSKDGGTKASSQSGGVIHQSQSEVQANDKGGLADSQSSGPGQTSSQAQIGFRPNQDGSAPPTTGGGQASAQSGSHSGQSQSQIQGTSKFGVSYHGAAQSASGTKEQVASYREQNRELFHSISQFGNSDAVTDRVDTVYSGPSGTALTADGNALPDLELKSSKSVKEIVNANKVTDEDSTLNEDEEEEPYDEYDDEDEYYNENSKLDSQTGNKPESQSQYRTYTQNSPTQSQQAAVPNSPDKYLLVQNQNGRVQKYPFRSTTEMVPRGFRGTVNVEKKFHTKAVKSQPTDNDLDSAEEPATPTKHRTPDSYVTVTKSITGSMDNTKNPPQENKNFQSTYYTKSSTCGYFTFSCNIVYGANGRSKICRPKAPANGKC
- the LOC126761495 gene encoding fibroin heavy chain isoform X42, which produces MLPIRWAFVGIALLIAATNGATIASLDESVPESNYEVDNDQLDLDRSKRSGRGYMRGQTQSQYLNFGKPEQDGKAEAEANEHGSRTTVSGSHGMGQAQSQFSMGDCSDCASSPTYEYPAGSPDPLTYVGGSGRPDALRIIPGTAGTTTIGGPGAAGTLRQGGVLAPGGVQPSGPGGLGARGPTAGQQPGAGYGVGTVGQPVGPGGVGGIGRQPGAGYGVGTAGQPIGPGGVGGIGRQPGAGYGVGTAGQPIGPGGVGGIGRQPGAGYGVGTGGQPVGPGGIAGIGRQPGVGGQPIGPGPSTPGSDAGVQPGAIIRPGARPGTSYGPGIGQPTGTGGTGAGGGPQAGAIVRPGAIYGQPESVQPGGALGPGSGYGTGQIGGPRVEGATRPGQQIGGQVVHGGAYAPSAGLPTGQPGTGVVGSAADQRPGALVQGGPQITGQPTYTSVGGGLQPGQVGGLYVPQPGRQPAPPGGGIGGGAPPSGIYGPGIGTTVSSRPGGGIQQGVDLSSGQAYSPGLGPITGSRPQSGYAPGTTGIQTGGRPQPIGVQAPGVGIPSGSQIYGPSPIGQAPGSGQAGIPTGGVTRGQPTGPVVSTHPTGSYWQPGSGVSGIPSGPSGIYAPDVIGGPGAHPGAGYQPGVGYQQGAQLQPGAGYQPGASLLPGAGLQPGAGLQPGVGYQPQVSPQPGADAQPGAGLQPGVGTGIGYHPTAGYQPGSGQQPGAGLQPGTGYQPGAGYQPGTGYQPGAGYQPGAEQQPGAGLQPGTGYQQGAGYQSGAEQQPGAGLRPGTGYQPGAGYQPGAGYQPGAGYQAGAEQQPGAGLRPGTGYQPVAGYQPGAGYQPVAEQQPGAGLQPGTGYLPGAGYQPGAEQQPGAGLQPGTGYRPGAGAQPVGAGPAGTYPAVPQTVSTYGQVGGDGSGAQQGDIYGPGTLPGSGTFGPLGIPGTGATGVGGIGGAGVLPGGVSVGPSALAYPGAAVPGAGALGEYKEEGPGNLITASGAGGADDAFSQAESSISEGQAAASAQGKKNGGTAKTQVSGTYSATGTFSASASTSDSDRSANAQVSGNSDGAMSQSQGQGGAAQSQAQVQVNSKDGGTKASSQSGGVIHQSQSEVQANDKGGLADSQSSGPGQTSSQAQIGFRPNQDGSAPPTTGGGQASAQSGSHSGQSQSQIQGTSKFGVSYHGAAQSASGTKEQVASYREQNRELFHSISQFGNSDAVTDRVDTVYSGPSGTALTADGNALPDLELKSSKSVKEIVNANKVTDEDSTLNEDEEEEPYDEYDDEDEYYNENSKLDSQTGNKPESQSQYRTYTQNSPTQSQQAAVPNSPDKYLLVQNQNGRVQKYPFRSTTEMVPRGFRGTVNVEKKFHTKAVKSQPTDNDLDSAEEPATPTKHRTPDSYVTVTKSITGSMDNTKNPPQENKNFQSTYYTKSSTCGYFTFSCNIVYGANGRSKICRPKAPANGKC